Proteins encoded together in one Alteribacter keqinensis window:
- the carB gene encoding carbamoyl-phosphate synthase large subunit, which produces MPRIEGVNKILVIGSGPIVIGQAAEFDYAGTQACQALREDGFEVVLINSNPATIMTDEAVADRVYIEPITLEFVSRIIRQEQPDGLLATLGGQTGLNMAMELDKSGILEEYGVKLLGTNLEAIEKAEDRDLFRTLMRELGEPVPPSEIVHSVDEAVAFADEIGYPVIVRPAYTLGGTGGGIAKNEEKLREITKAGISYSPVNQCLIEMSIAGFKEVEYEVMRDASDQAIVVCNMENIDPVGIHTGDSIVVAPSQTLTDREYQMLRNASLRIIRALGVEGGCNVQMALDPDSEEYYIIEVNPRVSRSSALASKATGYPIAKLSAKIAAGFTLDECENPITKTTFASFEPALDYVVTKIPRWPFDKFDSANRSLGTQMKATGEVMAIGRTLEESLLKAVRSTENGIDHITVPYRDELSHEWLRSRIENADDERLFLLAEAIRLGYSTEELHKMTKVDYFYLETLRTIVEMEKQLSDRPFDREILEECKQLGFSDLTIAKLWKVTEHDVERFRKENKITPVFKMVDTCAAEFVSHTPYYYGTYEEENESKVTSKPSILVLGSGPIRIGQGIEFDYATVHTVQAIQEAGYEAIIINNNPETVSTDFSISDKLYFEPLTVEDVMNVVDLEQPEGVIVQFGGQTAINLADGLVERGVKILGTSLENMDTAEDRDRFEQLMIELDIPQPEGKTATSVNEALTIAKRIGFPVLVRPSYVLGGRAMEIVYHERDLLKYMERAVKVNAKHPVLIDRYLQGKELEVDAISDGETVVIPGIMEHIERAGVHSGDSIAVYPPQQLSEKLKRKLTDYTMRIAKGLNIIGLLNIQFVLCDGEIYVLEVNPRSSRTVPFLSKITGVNMANLATKAIIGEKLAYLGFKSGCLPEAEQVCVKVPVFSFAKLRSVDITLGPEMKSTGEVMGKDDTLEKALYKGLVASGMNIPTYGSVLFTVADKDKTDMMKLVRRFHRIGYRILGTEGTAEKIKEENIPVTVISKIGGESPTLLDTIREGKTQFVINTLTKGKQPARDGFRIRRESVENGIVCLTSMDTAEALLTVLETISFSTEAMGFTRKGAAMR; this is translated from the coding sequence ATGCCTAGAATCGAAGGAGTAAATAAAATTCTTGTAATCGGATCGGGACCTATCGTTATCGGCCAGGCAGCGGAGTTTGACTACGCAGGAACACAGGCGTGCCAGGCGCTTCGGGAAGACGGTTTTGAAGTGGTTCTGATCAACTCAAACCCGGCAACAATTATGACCGATGAAGCTGTGGCAGACAGAGTGTACATCGAACCGATCACCCTTGAGTTTGTAAGCCGGATTATCCGTCAGGAACAGCCCGACGGACTCCTTGCGACGCTCGGGGGGCAGACTGGCCTCAACATGGCCATGGAGCTCGATAAAAGCGGGATCCTGGAAGAATACGGAGTAAAGCTTCTTGGAACAAATCTTGAAGCGATAGAAAAAGCAGAGGACCGTGATCTTTTCCGGACTCTCATGAGAGAACTTGGAGAGCCGGTACCGCCAAGTGAGATTGTTCATTCTGTAGATGAGGCAGTCGCTTTTGCTGATGAGATCGGCTATCCGGTCATCGTACGCCCCGCTTACACTCTTGGCGGCACAGGGGGCGGTATTGCCAAAAATGAAGAAAAGCTCCGGGAAATTACCAAGGCGGGCATTTCCTACAGTCCTGTAAACCAATGTCTGATCGAGATGAGTATTGCAGGATTTAAAGAAGTGGAATACGAAGTGATGAGAGATGCAAGCGACCAGGCCATTGTTGTCTGTAACATGGAAAACATTGACCCGGTCGGTATTCATACCGGGGACTCAATCGTCGTTGCCCCGAGTCAGACACTGACAGACCGGGAATATCAGATGCTCAGAAATGCCTCCCTTAGAATCATCCGGGCACTCGGTGTAGAAGGGGGCTGTAATGTACAGATGGCTCTCGATCCTGATAGTGAAGAGTATTACATTATCGAAGTGAACCCGCGGGTGAGCCGTTCATCTGCATTGGCTTCGAAAGCTACAGGATATCCGATTGCAAAACTCAGCGCCAAAATTGCTGCAGGGTTTACCCTTGACGAGTGTGAAAACCCAATCACGAAAACGACATTCGCCAGCTTCGAACCGGCCCTTGATTATGTGGTTACGAAAATTCCACGCTGGCCCTTTGATAAATTCGACTCCGCCAACCGCTCACTCGGCACTCAGATGAAAGCGACGGGGGAAGTGATGGCGATTGGCCGTACACTGGAAGAAAGTCTGTTGAAAGCCGTACGGTCAACGGAAAACGGGATCGATCACATTACTGTCCCTTACCGTGATGAACTGAGCCATGAATGGCTTCGCTCCCGTATTGAAAATGCAGACGACGAAAGACTTTTCCTTCTTGCTGAAGCGATTCGACTCGGCTATTCAACCGAAGAGCTTCACAAGATGACGAAGGTGGACTACTTTTACCTGGAAACCCTGAGAACAATTGTAGAAATGGAGAAACAGCTGAGTGACCGTCCGTTTGACCGGGAGATTCTTGAAGAATGCAAGCAGCTCGGTTTTTCAGATCTGACAATTGCAAAGCTCTGGAAAGTCACTGAACACGACGTGGAGCGATTTAGAAAGGAAAACAAGATCACACCGGTATTTAAAATGGTGGATACATGTGCGGCAGAGTTTGTGTCCCATACTCCTTACTATTACGGCACATATGAAGAGGAAAACGAGTCTAAAGTAACATCCAAACCTTCCATACTCGTTCTCGGATCCGGCCCGATCCGGATCGGTCAGGGAATTGAGTTCGACTACGCAACCGTCCATACCGTTCAGGCCATTCAGGAAGCGGGCTATGAAGCGATCATCATCAACAACAATCCGGAAACCGTCTCTACAGACTTCAGCATCTCGGACAAACTTTACTTTGAGCCTCTTACTGTTGAAGATGTCATGAATGTTGTCGACCTTGAACAGCCGGAAGGGGTCATTGTTCAATTCGGCGGACAGACCGCGATTAACCTGGCGGACGGTCTTGTTGAAAGAGGCGTAAAGATACTCGGAACTTCACTTGAAAACATGGACACGGCTGAAGACCGGGACCGTTTTGAACAGCTCATGATCGAACTGGACATACCGCAGCCGGAAGGGAAAACAGCCACGAGTGTAAACGAAGCGCTTACTATTGCAAAACGGATCGGGTTTCCGGTTCTTGTAAGGCCTTCCTACGTCCTTGGGGGACGGGCGATGGAAATCGTCTATCACGAACGTGACCTTCTCAAATACATGGAACGGGCGGTTAAAGTGAATGCAAAACATCCGGTCCTCATCGACCGTTACCTTCAGGGAAAAGAGCTTGAAGTGGACGCCATATCCGATGGTGAAACAGTTGTGATTCCCGGAATAATGGAGCATATCGAGCGTGCAGGGGTGCACTCAGGGGATTCCATCGCAGTTTATCCGCCCCAGCAGCTGTCCGAAAAGCTTAAAAGGAAGCTTACAGACTACACGATGCGCATCGCAAAAGGACTGAACATTATCGGTCTGTTAAACATTCAGTTTGTTCTCTGTGACGGGGAAATCTATGTACTCGAAGTAAATCCGCGCTCAAGCCGGACCGTCCCGTTTCTGAGTAAGATTACAGGTGTGAATATGGCGAATCTGGCTACAAAAGCGATCATCGGTGAAAAGCTCGCTTATCTTGGGTTTAAGAGCGGCTGCCTTCCTGAAGCCGAGCAGGTGTGTGTGAAAGTGCCGGTATTCAGCTTTGCCAAGCTCAGAAGTGTCGATATCACCCTGGGTCCCGAAATGAAGTCTACCGGCGAAGTAATGGGGAAAGATGACACCTTGGAAAAAGCTCTGTATAAAGGACTGGTGGCTTCAGGTATGAACATTCCGACTTACGGGTCGGTCCTGTTTACCGTAGCTGACAAGGATAAAACAGACATGATGAAGCTCGTGCGACGTTTTCACCGCATCGGCTACCGAATCCTTGGAACAGAAGGTACAGCCGAAAAGATCAAAGAAGAGAACATTCCGGTAACGGTCATTTCTAAAATCGGCGGAGAAAGCCCGACACTTCTGGATACGATCCGTGAAGGGAAAACGCAGTTTGTCATCAATACCCTTACGAAAGGAAAGCAGCCTGCACGGGACGGATTCAGAATCCGCCGTGAGTCTGTAGAAAACGGCATCGTCTGCCTGACAAGTATGGACACTGCCGAAGCCCTTCTTACCGTCCTTGAAACAATCAGCTTCTCTACTGAAGCAATGGGCTTTACCAGAAAAGGAGCTGCAATGCGATGA
- a CDS encoding carbamoyl phosphate synthase small subunit: MKKRMLVMENGVTFTGKAFGSSTENAGEVVFNTSMTGYQEMMSDPSYCGQILTLTYPLIGNYGINRDDFESITPYIKGLIVKSASVHPSHFRSRFTLHEWLKANNIPGLMGIDTRKLTRMIREHGTMKGMFCETDADIEAVVAKLQETAFPNIQVAHVSTKTRYVTPASGKRIVLIDYGAKKGIIKDLNALGFEVIVVPFNTKAQDVMALSPDGVMLSNGPGDPQDIPEAVETVKDLLGQVPIFGICLGHQLLALASGASTEKMRFGHRGANHPVKDLRTGKVAITSQNHGYTVNPLSVSETNLEITHVNVNDQSVEGLSHTIHPAFSVQYHPEASPGPEDAKDLFLAFKHLVDTYKPVTKKEGIVHA, from the coding sequence ATGAAAAAGCGAATGCTCGTAATGGAAAATGGTGTTACCTTTACAGGAAAAGCGTTTGGAAGCAGCACAGAAAATGCAGGGGAAGTGGTGTTTAACACATCCATGACCGGTTATCAGGAAATGATGAGTGATCCTTCCTACTGCGGACAGATTCTCACGCTCACATATCCTCTCATTGGAAACTACGGAATTAACCGTGATGATTTTGAGTCGATTACGCCATACATTAAAGGCCTGATTGTGAAATCTGCAAGCGTTCATCCGAGTCACTTCAGAAGCCGGTTTACGTTGCACGAATGGCTGAAAGCAAACAACATCCCCGGGCTTATGGGGATTGACACGAGGAAGCTTACGAGAATGATCCGGGAACACGGCACGATGAAAGGCATGTTCTGCGAAACGGATGCCGATATAGAAGCGGTTGTGGCAAAACTTCAGGAGACAGCTTTTCCAAACATACAGGTTGCCCATGTGTCGACTAAAACACGATACGTCACACCGGCATCTGGAAAGCGGATTGTCCTGATTGATTACGGAGCGAAAAAAGGCATTATTAAAGATTTGAACGCTCTTGGGTTTGAAGTCATTGTCGTTCCTTTTAACACGAAGGCTCAAGACGTCATGGCACTAAGCCCCGACGGCGTTATGCTCAGTAACGGACCCGGAGACCCGCAGGATATTCCGGAAGCGGTGGAGACGGTCAAAGACCTTCTTGGCCAGGTGCCGATCTTTGGCATCTGTCTCGGACACCAGCTCCTCGCCCTTGCTTCTGGTGCCAGTACAGAAAAAATGCGTTTCGGTCACCGGGGAGCTAACCATCCGGTAAAAGACCTTCGAACAGGTAAAGTGGCCATCACCTCCCAGAATCATGGCTACACAGTAAATCCGTTATCTGTAAGTGAAACAAATCTTGAAATTACACATGTAAACGTGAACGATCAGAGCGTGGAAGGCTTAAGCCACACGATTCACCCTGCCTTCAGTGTCCAGTATCACCCTGAAGCAAGTCCCGGGCCTGAAGATGCCAAAGATTTATTTTTAGCTTTCAAACACCTTGTTGACACGTATAAGCCAGTCACAAAGAAAGAGGGGATTGTTCATGCCTAG
- a CDS encoding dihydroorotase, whose translation MKTIYKNAAILTESGKQEVMNILVNEEIGVIEQMGTGDGWTFDREIDVSGKLIAPGFVDVHVHLREPGGEKKETIATGTHAAAKGGFTTVAAMPNTKPVPDCPEHVAGILEKIHNDARVRVLTYGSITVREAGREIVDMEAVAEDIFAFTDDGVGVQEAGMMFEAMKRAADLGKAVVAHCEDNSLIYGGAVHEGRFSETMNIPGIPSVCEAVHIARDVLLAEAAGAHYHVCHVSTKESVRVIRDAKNAGIKVTAEVTPHHLLLCEDDIPGNDANYKMNPPLRGKEDRNALVEGLLDGTIDFIATDHAPHTEEEKSLPMEEAPFGIIGLELAFPLLYTQFVKKGQFTLDQLIGWLSEKPSRIFQLPYGKLQEGEPAEFTVINLDEKKTVKKEDIVSKGKNTPFYGEELQGWPVMTVFNGKQVWTEDE comes from the coding sequence ATGAAAACCATCTACAAAAACGCAGCCATTTTAACAGAATCAGGGAAACAAGAGGTCATGAACATCCTGGTCAACGAAGAAATAGGTGTGATTGAACAAATGGGAACCGGTGACGGCTGGACATTTGACCGGGAAATTGACGTGAGCGGCAAGCTGATCGCACCAGGTTTTGTAGATGTCCATGTTCATTTGAGGGAACCGGGCGGAGAAAAGAAAGAAACTATTGCTACAGGAACTCATGCAGCAGCAAAAGGCGGGTTTACAACCGTTGCCGCCATGCCGAATACAAAACCGGTTCCTGATTGTCCGGAACATGTGGCCGGTATTCTTGAGAAAATACATAACGATGCACGGGTGCGGGTCCTTACGTACGGCTCGATCACCGTCCGTGAAGCAGGCAGGGAAATCGTCGACATGGAGGCGGTGGCAGAAGACATCTTCGCATTCACCGATGACGGTGTCGGGGTTCAGGAAGCAGGCATGATGTTTGAAGCCATGAAAAGAGCAGCTGACCTGGGGAAAGCTGTGGTGGCACACTGCGAAGACAATTCTCTCATCTACGGCGGGGCCGTACACGAAGGCAGATTCTCTGAAACAATGAATATACCAGGTATTCCAAGCGTATGTGAAGCTGTCCATATTGCAAGGGACGTCCTTTTGGCAGAGGCAGCGGGGGCTCACTATCACGTCTGTCATGTAAGTACAAAGGAAAGTGTCCGGGTGATCCGGGATGCGAAAAACGCAGGTATTAAGGTTACGGCAGAAGTGACACCCCACCACCTCCTGTTGTGTGAGGATGACATTCCGGGTAACGATGCCAACTACAAAATGAATCCGCCTCTCAGAGGGAAAGAAGACCGAAACGCACTTGTGGAAGGCCTTTTGGACGGAACGATCGATTTCATCGCAACCGATCATGCGCCTCATACAGAAGAAGAAAAAAGCCTGCCGATGGAAGAAGCACCGTTTGGCATTATCGGATTGGAGCTCGCATTTCCCCTTCTTTACACACAGTTTGTAAAAAAAGGACAGTTCACCCTTGATCAGCTCATTGGCTGGCTCAGTGAAAAACCGTCTCGAATATTTCAACTACCGTACGGGAAACTCCAAGAAGGCGAACCGGCGGAATTTACAGTCATCAATCTGGACGAGAAGAAAACAGTGAAAAAAGAAGACATCGTTTCAAAAGGGAAAAACACTCCTTTTTACGGGGAAGAGCTGCAAGGCTGGCCGGTAATGACCGTGTTTAACGGAAAACAAGTATGGACGGAGGACGAATAG
- a CDS encoding aspartate carbamoyltransferase catalytic subunit has translation MFQLRTLDDLTATELDHLLTEANSLLVKKEFECHSQKSVANLFFEPSTRTKTSFEMAEHQLGLHVLPFDVEHSSVKKGETLYDTVKTLEAIGCDAVVIRHPEQAYYKDLEGVSIPVINAGDGAGDHPTQSLLDLLTIQQEFLFFQNLNIVIAGDVRHSRVARTNARILRKLGARVYFTGPPQWMDEDITEGKVVSMDEALEIADVIMLLRIQVERHEETGGWTKESYHETYGLTEEREIRMKSGSIIMHPAPFNRGVEIADTVVECERSRIFKQMTNGVAVRKAVLKRALSLEEEIV, from the coding sequence ATGTTCCAATTACGGACCCTGGATGATTTAACCGCAACGGAGCTTGATCACTTATTAACTGAAGCAAACAGCCTGCTTGTGAAAAAAGAATTCGAATGTCACTCACAAAAATCCGTTGCCAACCTCTTTTTTGAACCGAGCACACGGACAAAAACAAGCTTTGAAATGGCGGAACACCAACTAGGGCTCCACGTACTGCCCTTCGATGTCGAACATTCAAGTGTGAAAAAGGGAGAAACGCTTTACGACACGGTAAAAACACTTGAGGCCATCGGATGTGACGCGGTAGTGATCCGACATCCGGAGCAGGCCTATTACAAGGATCTTGAAGGGGTTTCGATTCCCGTCATCAACGCCGGGGACGGAGCAGGGGATCACCCAACACAGTCACTGCTCGATCTTCTGACAATTCAGCAGGAATTCCTGTTCTTTCAAAATCTGAACATCGTTATAGCAGGTGATGTCCGCCACAGCCGGGTGGCAAGAACGAACGCCCGTATTTTAAGAAAGCTTGGTGCCCGGGTTTATTTTACCGGACCGCCGCAATGGATGGATGAGGACATCACAGAAGGAAAGGTTGTCTCCATGGATGAAGCGCTTGAAATAGCGGACGTGATCATGCTCCTTAGAATTCAGGTGGAGCGGCACGAAGAAACAGGCGGTTGGACGAAAGAGAGCTACCATGAAACTTACGGATTAACCGAAGAGAGAGAAATACGGATGAAATCAGGATCCATCATTATGCATCCGGCACCCTTTAACAGGGGTGTTGAAATCGCAGATACCGTCGTTGAATGTGAGCGGTCACGGATTTTTAAACAAATGACCAATGGGGTCGCTGTAAGAAAAGCCGTACTTAAACGGGCATTATCACTCGAGGAGGAGATCGTATGA
- a CDS encoding solute carrier family 23 protein: MNNKTQTVGINEIPRFDKWIVLSIQHLFAMFGATILVPMLVGLSPAVALVSSGLGTLAYLIVTRGQIPAYLGSSFAFIMPLIAAISIGGPEGAMIGSFFAGIIYGIVALIIKQTGVSWLMNLLPPIVVGPVIMVIGLGLATVAIDMAMNDPVTESYSGTHFTVAMITLGITIIASAFFKGFFGLIPILIGITGGYTFAYTQGLVNFSAVREASWIQAPDFLVPFVTYTPDLNWAIVFIMVPIALVTLSEHIGDQMVLSKVTGKNFIRKPGLHRSIFGDGVATVLSSFLGAPPNTTYGENIGVVALTRVFSVFVIGGAAVTAIIFGFVGKVSALITTIPTAVMGGVSILLFGIIASSGLRMMIENKVDLGEKRNLIIASVILVIGIGGAFIEVNDAVQVSGMALATIVGIVLNFILPGRQKQTINEDEMFKTDKENNEAA; the protein is encoded by the coding sequence ATGAACAATAAAACACAGACTGTAGGTATCAACGAAATCCCGCGATTTGATAAATGGATCGTTCTCAGCATCCAGCACTTATTCGCCATGTTCGGCGCAACGATTTTAGTACCAATGCTTGTAGGGTTAAGCCCGGCAGTAGCGCTTGTATCAAGCGGACTGGGGACCCTCGCTTATCTCATCGTGACGAGAGGGCAGATACCGGCCTACCTTGGATCGTCATTTGCCTTTATCATGCCGCTCATTGCAGCGATCTCCATCGGGGGACCTGAAGGAGCCATGATCGGAAGCTTTTTTGCAGGAATCATCTACGGTATTGTTGCTCTGATCATTAAACAGACCGGGGTAAGCTGGCTCATGAATCTTCTTCCGCCGATTGTCGTCGGACCGGTCATTATGGTAATCGGTCTAGGACTTGCCACTGTCGCCATCGACATGGCCATGAATGACCCGGTAACCGAGAGTTACAGCGGAACCCACTTTACCGTCGCGATGATTACACTTGGGATCACGATTATTGCCTCAGCGTTCTTTAAAGGATTTTTCGGCCTGATTCCGATTCTGATCGGAATTACCGGCGGGTATACATTCGCCTACACACAGGGACTTGTAAACTTCTCTGCAGTGAGAGAAGCAAGCTGGATTCAGGCACCGGACTTCCTGGTCCCATTCGTTACCTACACACCGGATCTGAACTGGGCTATCGTCTTCATCATGGTTCCGATCGCCCTGGTTACACTGTCCGAGCACATCGGTGATCAAATGGTTCTGAGTAAAGTAACAGGGAAGAACTTTATCCGAAAGCCCGGTCTGCACCGCTCGATTTTTGGAGACGGAGTAGCAACGGTCCTGTCTTCCTTCCTGGGGGCACCGCCAAACACCACATACGGTGAAAATATCGGTGTGGTTGCACTTACACGAGTGTTCAGTGTGTTTGTCATCGGGGGAGCCGCAGTAACGGCGATTATCTTCGGCTTCGTCGGAAAAGTATCCGCACTCATTACGACCATTCCAACAGCGGTCATGGGCGGGGTATCGATCCTCCTGTTTGGAATTATCGCCTCAAGCGGCCTGCGCATGATGATTGAAAATAAAGTCGACCTTGGAGAAAAGCGAAATCTGATTATAGCTTCAGTCATTCTCGTGATTGGGATTGGAGGAGCCTTCATCGAAGTAAACGACGCGGTTCAGGTGTCAGGCATGGCACTGGCAACGATTGTGGGGATTGTGTTGAATTTCATCCTTCCCGGAAGACAGAAGCAGACCATCAATGAAGATGAGATGTTTAAAACAGACAAAGAAAATAACGAAGCGGCATAA
- the pyrR gene encoding bifunctional pyr operon transcriptional regulator/uracil phosphoribosyltransferase PyrR: MTKGILDEKAIGRALTRIAHEIIERNKGIENCVLVGIKTRGIYIAKRLAERIEKIEGESIPVGEVDITLYRDDLTVKTKNEEPEIKGTDISTDITDKKVILIDDVLYTGRTVRAALDALIDLGRPAQIQLAVLIDRGHRELPIRPDFIGKNVPTSKSEVVEARLTEVDELDEVVILQK, encoded by the coding sequence ATGACTAAAGGAATTCTCGATGAAAAAGCAATCGGCCGAGCCCTCACCAGAATCGCCCACGAAATTATTGAACGGAACAAAGGAATTGAAAATTGCGTCCTCGTAGGAATTAAAACCCGGGGGATTTACATTGCCAAGCGACTGGCAGAACGCATCGAAAAGATTGAAGGCGAGTCGATTCCGGTCGGTGAAGTGGACATTACCCTGTACAGGGACGACCTGACTGTAAAGACGAAGAACGAAGAGCCGGAGATAAAAGGAACGGACATTTCAACTGACATTACAGACAAAAAGGTCATCCTCATCGACGATGTGCTCTACACCGGGCGTACCGTAAGAGCCGCCCTGGATGCCTTGATTGATTTAGGCAGACCGGCGCAGATCCAGCTTGCAGTTCTCATTGACAGAGGTCACCGCGAGCTGCCGATCCGACCGGACTTTATCGGTAAAAACGTGCCCACTTCCAAATCAGAAGTAGTGGAAGCAAGACTTACTGAAGTAGACGAACTCGATGAAGTTGTGATTTTACAAAAGTAA
- a CDS encoding RluA family pseudouridine synthase codes for MNEFNVTITAEQKGKRIDKVLADSFDQFSRSQIQHLIAECNIEVNGDPVKSNYKVQENDAITIEEPEPEELEITAEDLNLDIVYEDADVLVVNKPRGMVVHPAPGHTSGTLVNGLMHHCNDLSGINGVIRPGIVHRIDKDTSGLLMVAKNDKAHESLVDQLKAKTTKRVYHAIVHGVISHDTGTIDAPIGRDTDDRQAMTVTEKNSRDAVTHFQVIERFKNHTHVNCELETGRTHQIRVHMKYIGYPIMADPKYGPRKKTTYPISGQALHAAVLGFVHPRTGEEMRFEAPLPEDMKACLEQLKRENG; via the coding sequence ATGAATGAATTTAATGTAACAATAACAGCAGAACAAAAAGGAAAGCGCATTGACAAAGTACTTGCAGATTCTTTTGACCAGTTCTCGCGCTCACAGATTCAGCATCTGATTGCTGAGTGTAATATTGAAGTGAATGGAGATCCTGTTAAAAGCAACTACAAAGTACAGGAAAATGATGCCATTACCATTGAAGAACCAGAGCCTGAAGAGTTGGAAATTACAGCTGAAGACTTGAACCTTGATATTGTATACGAAGATGCCGATGTCCTTGTGGTCAATAAACCACGCGGGATGGTTGTACACCCGGCACCAGGGCACACGAGTGGCACTCTTGTGAACGGATTAATGCACCACTGTAATGACCTTTCAGGTATTAACGGAGTGATCCGCCCGGGAATCGTTCACCGTATTGATAAAGATACGTCAGGCCTTTTAATGGTTGCAAAAAATGACAAGGCTCACGAATCACTTGTAGACCAGCTGAAAGCAAAAACAACAAAACGTGTGTACCATGCGATCGTTCACGGTGTGATAAGCCATGACACAGGCACCATCGATGCCCCGATCGGGCGTGACACAGATGACCGCCAGGCGATGACCGTGACGGAAAAAAACAGCAGAGATGCCGTTACTCATTTTCAGGTGATCGAACGGTTTAAAAATCATACCCACGTAAATTGTGAGCTTGAAACAGGCCGGACGCACCAAATCCGCGTGCACATGAAATATATCGGATACCCGATAATGGCAGACCCGAAATACGGTCCCCGTAAAAAGACGACGTATCCAATCTCCGGACAGGCTCTTCATGCAGCAGTACTCGGCTTCGTTCATCCCCGCACCGGGGAAGAGATGCGTTTTGAAGCGCCGCTTCCTGAGGACATGAAAGCATGCCTTGAACAATTAAAGCGCGAAAATGGTTGA
- the lspA gene encoding signal peptidase II, with amino-acid sequence MKTLYYYFIAVIVIILDQFTKWLVVQNMELRQSIPIIENVFHLTSHRNAGAAFGMLQGQMWLFLIATIAVLIIVPYYIQKEAKNNTLFGVSMGLVLGGAIGNFIDRLLFGEVVDFLDVYIGSYNFPIFNVADSALVVGVGLLIIHVFKEEKKQGKNK; translated from the coding sequence TTGAAGACTCTTTACTACTATTTCATTGCCGTAATTGTGATTATACTGGACCAGTTTACAAAATGGCTCGTGGTACAGAATATGGAACTCCGGCAGTCGATTCCGATTATTGAAAACGTCTTTCACCTTACGTCCCACAGGAACGCAGGGGCAGCTTTTGGCATGCTTCAGGGACAGATGTGGCTGTTTCTGATTGCCACGATTGCGGTCCTCATTATTGTCCCTTATTATATCCAGAAAGAAGCAAAGAATAATACGTTATTCGGTGTTAGTATGGGACTGGTACTTGGCGGGGCCATCGGAAACTTTATTGACCGTTTACTGTTCGGAGAAGTTGTGGACTTCCTCGATGTTTATATCGGCTCATACAACTTTCCAATTTTTAATGTAGCCGATTCGGCTCTCGTTGTTGGTGTAGGTTTACTTATTATTCACGTATTTAAAGAAGAAAAGAAGCAGGGGAAAAATAAATGA
- a CDS encoding TraR/DksA C4-type zinc finger protein — MGQFDQLKAKLTEEKFEVLKHLESMDKFGLDQSMRDQTGEISNYDNHPADSGTELFERSKDLALHEQVKNHLQNINEALARIEAGTYGICEKTGTPIPAERLEANPLARTTIEHAERRGSDEAYYDRPSEEQVLGGFDRYNYDNDDTETEFDAEDSLQSVSQFNEIDGVYDELGMESSTELVGYVEDLEGFLSTDMEGYHGSDSVKFERNEHYNHYVNSLTEDSSETAGSEEEE, encoded by the coding sequence ATGGGACAGTTTGACCAACTGAAAGCAAAGCTCACTGAAGAAAAATTCGAAGTCCTTAAGCATCTTGAAAGTATGGATAAGTTTGGTCTCGACCAGTCAATGAGAGATCAGACCGGTGAGATTTCAAATTACGATAACCACCCTGCAGACAGCGGCACGGAACTTTTTGAGAGAAGCAAAGACCTTGCCCTTCATGAGCAGGTAAAAAATCATCTCCAAAATATTAATGAAGCACTTGCCCGTATCGAAGCAGGAACGTACGGTATCTGCGAAAAAACCGGTACACCGATTCCAGCTGAGCGACTTGAAGCAAATCCCCTTGCAAGAACAACCATTGAACACGCAGAGCGGAGAGGGTCGGACGAGGCGTATTATGACCGGCCGTCAGAAGAACAGGTACTCGGAGGGTTTGACCGTTACAACTACGATAACGATGATACGGAAACGGAGTTTGATGCGGAAGACAGCCTTCAGTCTGTAAGCCAGTTCAATGAAATTGATGGCGTTTATGATGAACTCGGCATGGAATCTTCGACCGAACTCGTTGGCTATGTTGAAGACCTTGAGGGTTTTCTGTCCACTGACATGGAAGGCTATCACGGCTCTGACAGCGTGAAGTTTGAGCGGAATGAGCATTACAACCATTACGTGAACAGCCTGACGGAGGATTCTTCTGAAACGGCCGGAAGTGAAGAAGAAGAATAG